From Thermogemmata fonticola, one genomic window encodes:
- a CDS encoding RNA polymerase sigma factor, whose translation MSWDFPSKAGGEPMSGEKESLPAERGAQSPVGKAGEEGLRLASDELLLARWGQSGDPLAFALLFERHRTAAYRVAWRLLGNEADALDAVQEGFIKVLTQWHQFRGQSRFKTWLMRVVSRVALDIGRQRQRHNRCESWSRQADLQSSMHSPREERLDGEELRQQVQTALASLPALQRQALVLYVDGGLTYREIADVQGVSLGTVMSRLFHARRKLRALLARQVPDP comes from the coding sequence ATGAGCTGGGATTTTCCGTCTAAAGCAGGGGGAGAGCCGATGTCCGGCGAGAAGGAAAGTCTGCCAGCGGAGCGAGGCGCTCAGTCCCCCGTGGGCAAGGCCGGAGAGGAGGGGCTGCGTCTGGCCAGCGACGAGCTGCTCCTGGCGCGCTGGGGCCAATCCGGGGATCCGCTGGCTTTCGCCTTGCTCTTCGAGCGGCACCGAACCGCCGCGTACCGGGTGGCCTGGCGGCTTCTCGGAAACGAGGCCGATGCCCTGGATGCCGTCCAGGAGGGGTTCATCAAGGTCCTGACCCAATGGCATCAGTTCCGCGGCCAAAGCCGGTTCAAGACCTGGCTGATGCGGGTGGTCAGCCGCGTGGCCCTAGACATCGGACGGCAGCGGCAACGGCACAACCGCTGCGAATCCTGGTCCCGACAGGCGGACTTGCAGTCCTCGATGCACTCCCCCCGTGAGGAGCGGCTCGACGGCGAGGAACTGAGACAGCAGGTCCAAACGGCTCTGGCGTCCCTCCCCGCCTTGCAGCGGCAGGCGCTCGTCCTCTACGTGGACGGTGGCCTGACCTACCGGGAGATTGCCGACGTCCAGGGAGTTTCCCTGGGAACCGTGATGAGCCGGCTGTTCCACGCCCGCCGGA
- the rny gene encoding ribonuclease Y, translated as MEPLHALLAGAAALVAAGGGGYWWWRRRQAPGPADSASPAPSPPADHVARPAFTPSPAVSSASLAAVSSAPPAAVPASTDGMAAEKSSQVLLESQREARVLVEQARVQAQQLLRDAELQARDLAMRRREELNRELEAARAELREQERRLEKREAALEQKLRELQRKEKHLEQTREKLAERREQWEKKHHQLDELLAQQMQQLQQISGLSREGAEKLLLERLEKELAAELAERIRRHEERVREIAEQKAREILATAIQRWSAQYTSTLTVSTVDIPSDDIKGRIIGREGRNIRTFEKITGVDVIVDDTPGVVVVSAFDNVRRETARRALVRLIEDGRIHPSRIEEVVSETQAEMEKYLMELGRQAARDADVQLLHDKLIHLLGRLHFRTSYSQNVLAHSVEVAHLCGLMAGELGLNPALARRCGLLHDIGKAADHEMEGGHPKVGAELARRYGENNPDVLHAIQCHHDDITSDHIYTVLVAAADAISASRPGARRETLEKYIRWMEELEAVACSFPEVEQAFAIQAGRELRVIANAHKTTDADAARLCREIARAIEQQLDYPGEIKVTVIRETRFVDTAR; from the coding sequence ATGGAGCCGCTCCATGCCCTGCTCGCCGGTGCGGCAGCGCTTGTGGCAGCGGGCGGAGGCGGATATTGGTGGTGGCGGCGGCGACAGGCGCCCGGCCCCGCCGATTCGGCTTCCCCTGCTCCTTCCCCACCGGCGGATCATGTTGCTAGACCTGCCTTTACTCCTTCTCCCGCGGTTAGCAGTGCGAGCCTTGCCGCTGTTTCCTCCGCCCCGCCTGCCGCAGTTCCCGCTTCCACGGACGGCATGGCGGCGGAAAAGTCTTCGCAGGTCCTGCTGGAATCGCAGCGGGAAGCCCGTGTGCTGGTGGAACAGGCGCGGGTGCAAGCCCAGCAGTTGCTCCGTGATGCCGAGCTGCAAGCGCGCGATTTGGCCATGCGGCGCCGGGAGGAACTCAATCGGGAACTGGAAGCCGCTCGTGCGGAGCTGCGCGAACAGGAACGGCGGTTAGAGAAGCGCGAAGCCGCCCTGGAGCAGAAGCTGCGCGAACTCCAGCGAAAGGAAAAACACCTCGAACAGACCCGCGAAAAACTCGCCGAACGGCGGGAGCAGTGGGAAAAAAAGCACCACCAGCTTGACGAGCTGCTCGCCCAGCAGATGCAGCAGTTGCAGCAGATCAGCGGTCTGAGCCGGGAAGGGGCGGAAAAACTTCTGCTGGAACGGCTGGAAAAGGAGCTAGCGGCGGAGCTGGCCGAGCGCATTCGCCGCCATGAGGAACGCGTTCGGGAAATTGCGGAGCAAAAAGCGCGGGAAATCCTGGCGACGGCCATCCAGCGCTGGTCCGCCCAGTACACTTCCACGCTGACCGTCAGCACCGTCGATATTCCCTCGGACGACATCAAGGGTCGCATCATCGGCCGGGAAGGGCGCAATATCCGCACCTTCGAGAAGATCACCGGCGTGGATGTCATCGTGGACGATACCCCCGGCGTGGTCGTGGTGTCGGCCTTCGACAACGTGCGGCGGGAGACGGCCCGGCGTGCTCTGGTCCGGCTCATCGAAGATGGACGCATCCACCCCAGCCGCATCGAAGAGGTGGTCAGCGAAACCCAGGCGGAGATGGAAAAATACCTCATGGAGTTGGGGCGTCAGGCCGCCCGCGATGCCGACGTGCAGTTGCTGCACGACAAGCTGATCCACCTGCTCGGCCGCTTGCATTTCCGCACCTCCTACAGCCAAAATGTCCTGGCGCATTCGGTGGAAGTGGCCCATCTCTGCGGGCTGATGGCCGGGGAGCTGGGCTTGAACCCCGCCCTGGCCCGGCGCTGCGGCTTGCTCCACGACATCGGCAAAGCCGCAGACCATGAGATGGAAGGCGGCCATCCCAAGGTGGGGGCGGAACTGGCCCGCCGCTATGGCGAGAACAACCCGGATGTGCTCCACGCCATCCAGTGCCATCACGATGACATCACCAGCGACCACATCTACACCGTGCTGGTCGCCGCCGCCGACGCCATCAGTGCCAGCCGTCCCGGTGCACGCCGCGAAACCCTGGAAAAATACATCCGCTGGATGGAAGAACTGGAAGCGGTCGCCTGTAGCTTCCCCGAAGTGGAACAGGCCTTTGCCATCCAGGCGGGACGCGAGTTGCGGGTCATCGCCAACGCCCACAAGACCACGGACGCCGACGCCGCCCGGCTCTGCCGTGAAATCGCCCGTGCCATCGAGCAGCAACTGGACTACCCCGGCGAGATCAAAGTCACCGTCATCCGCGAGACGCGCTTTGTGGACACGGCCCGCTGA